The Acidimicrobiales bacterium nucleotide sequence ACCGTTTCGCGCCGAGAGAAGGAGCGCGAGCGAGCGGTGGGCGACCAGGTTCCGAGACGGTCTGCCTACGGGCGGGGGGAGGGTTCTAGCAAGATGCCATCCAGGCGAGGATCATCGCACCGGCTTGTCGCGCTTGGAGCGGTAGACGAGCACCGGACAGTGGGCGTGCGTGGCGCAGTGCATACCGACTGATCCGAGGAGGATATCCGTGAACTCCCCGTGGCCGCGGCTTCCCACGACTAGGAGGTCGGCGTCACGGGAGGCGTCGACCAGGGCGGGCCCGGGGTAACCCTCGATCGCCTGACCGGTGGTCCGGAGCATTCGGTGACGCTGCTGGATCGCGTGCAGTGAGTGGTCAAGAACGGTTTGCATCTCCGCGGCGGGGTCGTAGTCGTCGGTGATTCCTGCGGCGACGTAGGTGCTCGGCAAGTGCCAGGCCGCTACGACGACCAGAGCGGATCCGGTCAGGTCTGCTTGCCGTGCGGCCCACTCCAGTGCGGCGACCGAGGGGGGCGAGCCGTCTATGCCCGCAACGATCGTCGGCCTATCGGGTTCGCTTGTGCCCATCACTGAACCTCTGCCTTCTGCGTCTGGCCCGACGGACGGATGTGACGCATCGCTTTCTCCTCGTTACGGTGCGTGGCGGGCGGATGATTCGTCGGCGCCTCGGAGCCGATTGACTTTCGGAGACTGCGGTCGGCCAGCGTGAATAGGAACACAATGATGCTCGCGCCGATCATGATCGCGGCGATCGTATGGAGACCGTGATCCGAGACATGGTTGTGAAACACCACGCTCAGGATCGCGGCGGATCCAATCGAACCCATATAGCCGAAGGTACGCAGCAGGCCCGCTGCAGTGCCGATCGTGTGGGCGTCGACTTGGGTGTAGAGCGCGGTTTGGTTGCCCGGCGCGAACGTCCCCACCGTGACGCCGAAGACCAGTGTGACCGCGACGATTCCGATGACCGGCGTGCTCGTCCCGAGGAGCAGCACCCCAATCGCTCCAACGATGGACGATAGGGCGGCGGCGACCAGCGGGCCGCGCACGAGGTTCCGCTGCGAGATCGGCCGTGTCAGCACCGCGGAAAGAGCGGCCATCGGCAGAATCAGTAGGCCGGCGTCCTGAGCGGAAAAGCCGCGGACCGCTTCGAGCCACTGCGAGACGCCGTAAAGCACCGTGTAGACGCATAGCGACGTGAGTGCGAACCGTAGGTAGGTGCGGCTGAGCGCCAAATTGCTGGCGAGGAGTCGCACGTCGAAGAACGCCGGCCTGGCATGCAGCTCCCAGAAAACGAGGGCGATCCCGAGCCCAGCGGCCAGCGCGAGCGCGAGCCAGTAGAGATGCGGCAGTCCGTCCAGGAACACCAGCAGGGCGGCGATCGCTCCACCAAACAGTGCGATGCCCGTGAGGTCGATACGTCTTGCGACCTCGCGCGCCCTCAGGGAGGCGGGGAGGGCCGGATCGCGAGGAAGCCAAGCGGCGC carries:
- a CDS encoding universal stress protein, giving the protein MGTSEPDRPTIVAGIDGSPPSVAALEWAARQADLTGSALVVVAAWHLPSTYVAAGITDDYDPAAEMQTVLDHSLHAIQQRHRMLRTTGQAIEGYPGPALVDASRDADLLVVGSRGHGEFTDILLGSVGMHCATHAHCPVLVYRSKRDKPVR
- a CDS encoding MFS transporter codes for the protein MTQLGSRLRRMLGRPDERGQPFSWRFTTPMFLGSALNPINSSLIATALVPIARGVRVSVGQTVVLVSVLYLASAIAQPTFGKLAEEFGPRRVFLAGITLVLAGGLVGGFAHSLTILVVARVLIGTGTSGGYPSAMLMIRRRAGSVGMGTPPGGVLGGLQIAATSAVALGLPLGGVLVNAFGWRSVFFANVPVTVVALVLGAAWLPRDPALPASLRAREVARRIDLTGIALFGGAIAALLVFLDGLPHLYWLALALAAGLGIALVFWELHARPAFFDVRLLASNLALSRTYLRFALTSLCVYTVLYGVSQWLEAVRGFSAQDAGLLILPMAALSAVLTRPISQRNLVRGPLVAAALSSIVGAIGVLLLGTSTPVIGIVAVTLVFGVTVGTFAPGNQTALYTQVDAHTIGTAAGLLRTFGYMGSIGSAAILSVVFHNHVSDHGLHTIAAIMIGASIIVFLFTLADRSLRKSIGSEAPTNHPPATHRNEEKAMRHIRPSGQTQKAEVQ